A portion of the Gorilla gorilla gorilla isolate KB3781 chromosome X, NHGRI_mGorGor1-v2.1_pri, whole genome shotgun sequence genome contains these proteins:
- the UPF3B gene encoding regulator of nonsense transcripts 3B isoform X2, translating into MKEEKEHRPKEKRVTLLTPAGATGSGGGTSGDSSKGEDKQDRNKEKKEALSKVVIRRLPPTLTKEQLQEHLQPMPEHDYFEFFSNDTSLYPHMYARAYINFKNQEDIILFRDRFDGYVFLDNKGQEYPAIVEFAPFQKAAKKKTKKRDTKVGTIDDDPEYRKFLESYATDNEKMTSTPETLLEEIEAKNRELIAKKTTPLLSFLKNKQRMREEKREERRRREIERKRQREEERRKWKEEEKRKRKDIEKLKKIDRIPERDKLKDEPKIKLLKKPEKGDEKELDKREKAKKLDKENLSDERASGQSCTLPKRSDSELKDEKPKRPEDESGRDYREREREYERDQERILRERERLKRQEEERRRQKERYEKEKTFKRKEEEMKKEKDTLRDKGKKAESTESIGSSEKTEKKEEVVKRDRIRNKDRPAMQLYQPGARSRNRLCPPDDSTKSGDSAAERKQESGISHRKEGGEE; encoded by the exons atgaaggaagagaaggagcacAGGCCTAAGGAGAAGCGAGTAACCCTGTTAACCCCCGCCGGGGCCACAGGCAGCGGTGGTGGGACCTCGGGGGACAGCTCCAAGGGGGAAGATAAGCAGGATCGcaacaaggagaagaaagaagcgCTGAGCAAG GTGGTAATTCGAAGATTACCTCCCACTTTGACCAAGGAGCAGCTTCAGGAACATCTTCAACCTATGCCTGAGCAtgattattttgagtttttttctaatgatacgag TTTGTATCCTCATATGTATGCCAGAGCATACATCAACTTTAAAAACCAAGAGGACATTATTTTGTTCAGGGATCGCTTTGATGGTTATGTGTTCCTTGACAATAAAG gtCAGGAATATCCCGCTATAGTAGAATTTGCACCTTTTCAAAAAGCTGCAAAAAAGAAGACTAAGAAAAGAGATACTAAAGTCGGGACTATCGATGATG ATCCAGAATATAGAAAGTTTTTGGAAAGTTATGCCACAGATAATGAGAAAATGACATCTACTCCAGAGACACTGCTAGAGGAAATAGAAGCAAAAAATAGAGAATTAATAG CTAAAAAGACAACCCCACTTTTGAGCTTCCTGAAAAACAAGCAG agaatgagagaagaaaagagagaagaaagaaggaggagagaaatagaaagaaaaagacaaagagaagaagagaggaggaaatggaaagaagaagagaaacgAAAAAGGAAAGATATAGAAAAGCTAAAGAAGATAGACAGAATTCCAGAAAGGGACAAATTAAAGGATGAACCAAAGATTAAG CTGCTCAAGAAGCCAGAAAAAGGAGATGaaaaagaattggacaaaagagaaaaagccaAGAAATTGGACAAAGAGAATCTCAGTGATGAAAGAGCCAGTGGGCAAAGTTGTACATTGCCCAAGCGTTCTGATAGTGAACTTAAAGATGAAAAACCAAAGAG ACCTGAAGATGAGAGCGGCAGAGACTACAGGGAGAGGGAACGGGAATATGAACGAGATCAGGAGCGCATACTTCGAGAAAGAGAGAGGCTGAAGCGGCAAGAAGAAGAGCGCCGTAGGCAGAAGGAGCGCTATGAGAAAGAGAAGACttttaagagaaaagaagaagaaatgaaaaaagagaaagacacacTTCGGGATAAAGGAAAGAAGGCTGAAAGTACAGAATCAATAGGCAGCtcagaaaaaactgaaaagaaagaagaagtggTCAAAAGAGATCGAATAAGAAACAAG GATCGTCCAGCGATGCAGCTTTACCAACCAGGAGCTCGAAGCCGAAATCGACTCTGTCCCCCTGATGACAGCACCAAGTCTGGAGATTCAGCGGCAGAAAGGAAGCAGGAAAGTGGTATTAGCCATagaaaagaaggaggagaggagtGA
- the UPF3B gene encoding regulator of nonsense transcripts 3B isoform X1, whose product MKEEKEHRPKEKRVTLLTPAGATGSGGGTSGDSSKGEDKQDRNKEKKEALSKVVIRRLPPTLTKEQLQEHLQPMPEHDYFEFFSNDTSLYPHMYARAYINFKNQEDIILFRDRFDGYVFLDNKGQEYPAIVEFAPFQKAAKKKTKKRDTKVGTIDDDPEYRKFLESYATDNEKMTSTPETLLEEIEAKNRELIAKKTTPLLSFLKNKQRMREEKREERRRREIERKRQREEERRKWKEEEKRKRKDIEKLKKIDRIPERDKLKDEPKIKVHRFLLQAVNQKNLLKKPEKGDEKELDKREKAKKLDKENLSDERASGQSCTLPKRSDSELKDEKPKRPEDESGRDYREREREYERDQERILRERERLKRQEEERRRQKERYEKEKTFKRKEEEMKKEKDTLRDKGKKAESTESIGSSEKTEKKEEVVKRDRIRNKDRPAMQLYQPGARSRNRLCPPDDSTKSGDSAAERKQESGISHRKEGGEE is encoded by the exons atgaaggaagagaaggagcacAGGCCTAAGGAGAAGCGAGTAACCCTGTTAACCCCCGCCGGGGCCACAGGCAGCGGTGGTGGGACCTCGGGGGACAGCTCCAAGGGGGAAGATAAGCAGGATCGcaacaaggagaagaaagaagcgCTGAGCAAG GTGGTAATTCGAAGATTACCTCCCACTTTGACCAAGGAGCAGCTTCAGGAACATCTTCAACCTATGCCTGAGCAtgattattttgagtttttttctaatgatacgag TTTGTATCCTCATATGTATGCCAGAGCATACATCAACTTTAAAAACCAAGAGGACATTATTTTGTTCAGGGATCGCTTTGATGGTTATGTGTTCCTTGACAATAAAG gtCAGGAATATCCCGCTATAGTAGAATTTGCACCTTTTCAAAAAGCTGCAAAAAAGAAGACTAAGAAAAGAGATACTAAAGTCGGGACTATCGATGATG ATCCAGAATATAGAAAGTTTTTGGAAAGTTATGCCACAGATAATGAGAAAATGACATCTACTCCAGAGACACTGCTAGAGGAAATAGAAGCAAAAAATAGAGAATTAATAG CTAAAAAGACAACCCCACTTTTGAGCTTCCTGAAAAACAAGCAG agaatgagagaagaaaagagagaagaaagaaggaggagagaaatagaaagaaaaagacaaagagaagaagagaggaggaaatggaaagaagaagagaaacgAAAAAGGAAAGATATAGAAAAGCTAAAGAAGATAGACAGAATTCCAGAAAGGGACAAATTAAAGGATGAACCAAAGATTAAG GTACACAGGTTTCTGTTACAAGCTGTGAATCAGAAAAAT CTGCTCAAGAAGCCAGAAAAAGGAGATGaaaaagaattggacaaaagagaaaaagccaAGAAATTGGACAAAGAGAATCTCAGTGATGAAAGAGCCAGTGGGCAAAGTTGTACATTGCCCAAGCGTTCTGATAGTGAACTTAAAGATGAAAAACCAAAGAG ACCTGAAGATGAGAGCGGCAGAGACTACAGGGAGAGGGAACGGGAATATGAACGAGATCAGGAGCGCATACTTCGAGAAAGAGAGAGGCTGAAGCGGCAAGAAGAAGAGCGCCGTAGGCAGAAGGAGCGCTATGAGAAAGAGAAGACttttaagagaaaagaagaagaaatgaaaaaagagaaagacacacTTCGGGATAAAGGAAAGAAGGCTGAAAGTACAGAATCAATAGGCAGCtcagaaaaaactgaaaagaaagaagaagtggTCAAAAGAGATCGAATAAGAAACAAG GATCGTCCAGCGATGCAGCTTTACCAACCAGGAGCTCGAAGCCGAAATCGACTCTGTCCCCCTGATGACAGCACCAAGTCTGGAGATTCAGCGGCAGAAAGGAAGCAGGAAAGTGGTATTAGCCATagaaaagaaggaggagaggagtGA